TTGTGTTGTGGAGTTTGAGTGTAGTGAGATATTAATGTTGTACGTGTTGTTGTCGTGGTAACGATGTGATGATGTTATTTGTCTATGGAGTAAATGTTGTTGTAAATTAATGGTGTTGTGATAATGTTAAGTCGACGACTTAACTTTGATTGAGATGTGATGCATTATATATTGTCGTTGTTGcatgttattgttgttgttgtttatgtgttgagTAGTTATGTtcagtttactcataccagctGTGAAGCtgaccgggtttgtgtttgcaatcccggtgtacCAATCAATGGTGCAGGGGTAGTACCGCAGGTTGTACGTAGTTGCAGTTGGTAAGTTGACCAGCTGTCAGCAGTGTGCTGTTTGATTCAATTCTTTAGTTTTGGTGAGTCTCAAGTAAATTCTACAACGGTAATTTATACTTAATTGTAAATAGTGTGTTTGGATTCAAGTTGTAACTGAGTTTGTTATTTAAACTCATGATCGATATTCAGCAGCTGTATTGTAATTTCAATTACATTGAGATTTATTGTAGAGTGTTAGCAttctaaattttgaaattttactgTTAAGAATTTAAGGTCGCTACAAACATAACTTAAttcttattgagattattgtagAGTGTTAGCATTCTAAAGCACGTGCTCACATATAAATATTTCGTGTTTTCATAAAACTTAGCCAACCCTAATTTCAAACCACAGAGGTGGGTTGGCCCCTACTAGGTAAGCGAGGACGAATCTCACTCCTACTATAGTTTTTTGTGCAAGTTAGGAGCCAGCAAGGGTTTAGGAAATGTGAAGTTTAGGAGTACACATTCTTTGAGTCATTTGAAGTTGTCGTTAGTTTATTAGCTCTCTCTTGTATCTTGTACTAATTGAGATATAAGTCTTGAGGTTGTGTTATAATCATTGTCACCTTTGTTGTATATTTTAGGTTGCCATTGTTATATTCATTTTGGGCCGGTGACTATTTGATCACCTTCCATTGTTTAAAAGATATTGTAAAGCTTGCATAATTATTTTAAGTGTGTTTCCAAAGTTGTAATTTGAGTCTTCAATTCAAATTTTGTTTGTGAACTTGGTTTGTTGTTTGTGAAAAATTTATATAGGTTTCCAAACTAGGGAGTGTTCAAATAGACTctgttcttttgtttccttcttaaTCCTAATTTTTTAACTCTAATACTGTTATTATCTCTTCCGGGATGTGACAGAACCGGGTGACGTTTGAAAAACATCATGAAAAGACTCTCATGGCGTTTTTCAAAAGGCATTGGAAAAACGTCATTGAAAGATTTTATGTACTAGTGGACCTTCTTTTACTTAAATGATCATAACTTGATTAGAGTATCGAAATTGAGATCCGTAAAATCCTACATAAAGTATACTTCCCTATCTTTCCAATGGTATAAGTCTCATAGTCTAACTCGATTTGAAACTTTCTCAGTGGCTCCGCAAAGTTAGACCTTGggagattttgaatttgagattaaaTTGCTATTCAATCTTTGCTAGCTTATTttaacttcttttcttttctcattgaCAAAAACCTACAAAAACACTAAAATAacattgaaaaatgaaaaccaaaaacaacttGAACTAAGCATAAATACCAAGGATATTGTGCATAGAAATACATGATTATATGAGCACATCACTCTTAGGTTCGGTAAATAAACTTAATCTTTGGATGGTAACATGGTTTGATATTAGTCGAATGAGATTTTAGATTGTTACTTGCATTAATTAGAAATGAGGTATAGAAAAACTGATGTCAAGAGATGCCAATTAACTGTTTGAACATCATCAGCTTTCTCTTAGTTCATTGCCTATGAGTGTGCTACTTCCCTTTATATTCTATGGTTGATGATATATGTTTAAAACTTACATAATTTCTTCTGCTAAACTTGCTAGGAGGACTGGTTTAATTAAGGTGGTCTGCAAGTAGGAGGTGAGATCAATTCAGATAATTTTTTGTGGTACATAGAAGAAGGCGCTAGCCAAGTCATTGTCACCTCTGTAAGTTTTGTTTTCCTCTTGTATAATTAGAAAACCATGTCTCTAGTGTTTATGTTTAGAATTATTGATATCAGGAAACTGTCTCCTGATATTTTCCTGAAAGTGTGTTGGTCTTCTTGCAgtatgtaattaaattatgtGCAAATGGATCTTGAAAGGCTAAAAGCTCTTGCTCATGTTGTTGGAAAGGACGTACAGGCTTGTTTTAGACCTTAGCTGCCAGAAGAGGGTATATAGTCAATCACCTCTGTCTATTTGTTCACCTTCCTGGCAAGGCTAACCAACCTCATTGCTTTACTTATTCTTGAGCAGTTCTTGCTCTTACCTTTAATTCGTCTTTGCTTTTTAGTTGTGTGTAGGATGTTTGTTTAACATGTTAATGCTGCAAAATTATGCTCGTCTTTATTATGGTGTTGTTTTGATGGCAGGGTTGGGAGCAGATGTAAGACAGACACCAAAAAAGAGAGGGAACACGCAAAACCTAAAGCAACAATGAGGAAATGAGGCTTGCAAGGGAGGAGGCGCAACTCGCCAACGATGTGGCCGCTTGTGCAATTTTAGAATTGGAGGCGTACAAGGCAGCAAGACAGGCATTCGAAGCGCGTTTGGCATCCTTAGAGGCAATGTTTTCACAAAGGTAACCTTAAGATCACCTTGGGGGAGGTAGTTGTTAGGTTTCATCTTTTTTACTtctaggttgttgttttgaagGTGTTTTAGGCCGGTTTGTGTTATGTTGGTAGCTAGGAGATGTGGAAAACATATGTGAACAATTGCTAGTTGGTAGGAAGTACAATTGGCagatttgtgtatcttttgctAGGTGTTGAAACTTGATGGCATTGGTTTATGCAATTTTTTGTGATATATGTGAAATGCAATTCATGGATCAGTCTTAAAATGTAGAATCGTTTGGCTGTGAAATATACAGGTTTGGggtatataaaaataaattatttttaaaaaaataataattaaggtGACAGAATCAAAGCATTGGTTCCATCGCCTTAAATTTGGTCAGGTTAAGACTCATTGCTTAAGTTGTAAAGGCTCGTCGCAAAGATTTAAGGCGATGAAATAGAATTTGTCGCTTAAAAAGTTGTTAAGGCGATAAAGTTTGCTCTTGTGGTCACCTAAGATCTGTAAGGTTGTGACCGAGGTAATGACTCTTAAGCGACGGATATGTGGTCGCCTAAGCCTTAAGTGACGAATATCCAGGCGACCACATATCAGTCCTGAAGCGACCACATACCTATGTCGCTCAAGTGGAGTTATGGCGTAATGCACTCACGTAGtagaaagaataaaaaataacaaccacGTGAGCATAGCCTGCCGTTAATCCAAGCTTAGATCTAACTAGGTCCAGAAAGACCCAATCCAATCGAGCCCGCACTAGAGTAAAATCCGAGATGTTGCATTAGTTTGTATGATTAATATTTTTGTTgctttaattattatttttgtcaATTCTCATATTGAATACGTGGGCCTCATTGGGAAAAATAAAACGTCAGTCACAAACTGATCATCCAACGTACATACAAGGGCTTTTCTTGACTACTGATTTGTCTATTGCAATTATGTCATTATTCTCCAATTCTCGATTTTCTAGTTATCACTTATTAACCACAGCGATCAGCAACGTTTATGTCAGTAGTTCAGTACTCTAAACTATATATGAAGCTACAGGTGTACTCATCCTTTGGTCTATCCATAGCCATAGATCGAGTTACACAAGAGTTGCCTGTACCCAAAAACTATATGTCGACCTAGCTAGTCTCAGTTTTGAGATGGGGATCATGGAGATGGAGATGCTCATCCTTTATGTGCTTCTTCTCTTTGTTTCTCTCTACGTATATCTTTCTCGTATGTATAGTAATGGCCTTAAAAGGAGAGCTGATCATGATTACCATCAGCTCCAGCAGCTCCCACCAGGAAGTTCTGGATGGCCCATCATCAGTGAAGGCCTTGCTTTTCTAATGAAAGCCAAAAGGGGTGTTCCAGAGAAGTTCATAGCAGATAGGAGGATCAAATACTCGTCATCACAATATTCTGGTGGCAGCAGCTGCGAGGTGTTCACAACATCGTTGCTGCGTGAATCCGTGGCGGTGCTGTGTACTGCTGCTGGAAACAAGTTCCTGTTTTCAAATGAGAACAAACTCGTCAGGTCATGGTGGCCTGCTAACATCGACACCATCTTTGGCAGCTCTAACAAAACAAGCACTGCCAAGGAGTCCATCCGTCACCGCAAAGTTCTGTCTCCGTTTCTCGGCCCTGATTCTCTTCGAAAGTACGTAGGGATCATGGATGCAGTCACCAAACGTCATATGGACGTGTTTTGGTCGGATCAAAAACAAGTCCAAGTTCTAGCCCTAACAAAGATGCACACCTTCAGGTTGGTGTGTAAAATCTTCTTAGACGTGGAAGATCCAGTAGTGATTGCCAAACTCGAGGAGCCAATTCAGCATATCGCAGCAGGCTTCATTTCGTTGCCAATAAATCTGCCAGGCACAGCATTCAACCGAGCCATCCGATCATCAAAGCAAGCCAGGAGGGTCCTTGAAGAAATGATCAAACAGAGGAGAACAGATCTAGATAGATATAGACAGACGGCTGCAGCAGCAAATGAGAGTAATAATCAAGATTTAATGTCTAGTTGTTGCTGGAGACATATAGCGACGGCCAACAGATGAAGGAAATCGACATCGCCAACAAGTTAAATGGTCTTATAATTGCTGCTTATGACAATGTCTTTATCACCTTGTGTTCTATAATCATGTATCTATCCGAGCTTCCTACAGTTTATGATGCCGTTTTTAAAGGTACTTACCTACCTACATATTGAAGCATAATCATCTATATGACCCGGCCAGTTGACATTTTAATCACTATATTCTAAAATGCAGAGCAAATGCAGATAGCAAATTCAAAGGCAAAAGGAGAGGTGCTCAAATGGGGGGACATacagaaaatgaaatacaCATGGAACGTCGCACGTGAAGTTTTGAGATTGGAGCCTCCAAATCCTGGAACTTTCAGAGAGGCCATGTCCGACTTTGAGTATGAAGGATATCTGATTCCTAAAGGAATGAAGGTACGGTATGCATGCATGTAATGTACATGTATAATACATTCATAATTATAATACGTACGCGCCTATTTAATTTCTCTAGCAATTAATAGCTTAATTATTACATGCATACTCATGAAATGAACTGTGCAGTTATACTGGAGTGTGTTTTCCACACATAAAAACCCAGAGTACTTCCCGGATCCGAAAAAGTTTGATCCATCGAGATTCGACGGAGGAGGACCGGCTCCTTATTCGTACGTCCCATTTGGAGGAGGACCTCGGATGTGCCCTGGGAGAGAATATGCTCGTTTAACGATATTGGTTTTCATGCATAACTTGGTCACCAGATTTAGGTGGGAGAAGATTTTTCCTGACGAGAAAATGGTGATGACTCCATTTCTTCTTCCTGCCAAACGACTTCCCGTTCGCCTTTATCCTCACGCAACATCATCATAACGTACATCATTATGAGCCAAAACAAGAAGGATTTGCACTCGCACACATGCACTGCCTCAATCTTTCAATGTATGCAGAGTTGCAGACCGAGTATCTCTATATCAAGTGGCCGGTTGCTCTAATACATCAAGTCTTCAACTCGTctgcttttttattttcaataataaGAGGGTGATAATTAATAATGTGTACATACAATTCCCTTCCTCTTTCAATTCGGCCAATAATTCTCATGGATATATGCAATTATATGCTCTGATATATCCGCAAATAATGTTATGTATAACTTGCTTTTAATTTATGTTGGGGTTCGACTCAGTTTCCGTATTAGGATGTGCATCATGTGCTAATACTATAGACATATTACGTATGTACGTACGTACagtaaacatgcatgcataattCAATGGAAAAAGATCTTCGCTTTGAGGTTTATGGAAGTTGAAAAATCCATAAATATAATCAAGGTCAATCAATTTGACTGTGATCGAACAATTAAGTACTTAACTTGAATATAATTGTCAGTTTGTTGGTTTCTtgatcattttgtcatatttttTATGATGGAAAATAGTAAGTTTTAAGTTGCAGCGTCTCTCGATAAGCCACGGGCAACTCGATCGAGTGTGGAGTGTCTAAAAGTGTGTGGTACAAGAGGAGAGAGTAGCTAGGCCACCGGATCGTGGCGAAGCTATTCAGGGGCGGGAGGGGTGTGGCCCCCAACAAGTTTAAAACCCCACTTAATTATAATATAATTATGAgattattgttatatatgtggTATAATTATGTGTAGTCATGagttatgatatatataattatatacttATGTATAACATGTAATTATGGTATAAAAATGTATTAATCAGTatttaattcaaaatttaGAATATATTGGCCACTCTGAAAATTTTGTCCCCTCCAATAAAGTGTTTCAAAATCCGCCACTGCACAGGATCGAATATCGATCTAGGGATGGAGGCCGTCTTTCCTCCACCACCTGCTACAACTTCTAACACGAAGTCTCTCCCCAAGTCCAAGCCACCCCGCCAAGACGACGATCTACGTACTTTCATCACAATGTCGAAAATCCAGGAAATCCGGGTCTGCACCAACCGGAGTTGCCGGAGACAAGGATCCATGCAGACCCTTGAGTCTATCTCTATCACAGCTCTCGCTCCGCCCACCGTTGCCGTCAAGTCCTGCGGCTGTTTGAGCCGCTGCGGCAACAGCCTCAACCACTGGCGGATATAGCTCGGTCTTGCATGGGCTTAAGCCCTTGCAACATTTTTGTACTAAATTATCTACATAGCTGACATAGTGGTTTGGCATGGGGTGCTTAGCCCCAAGGTGGTGGCTTCAATTCCCCCAAACAGCAgtcgattttgattttttttctttttcagtcCCATCTCCTCTAAACAACTGCATAAGGGCAATtacttaatttattttgttcgTTAGAGTCTAGTTGTTACATTATATTTGACATTTAGTCAAGTTGGTTGTTACCCTAGTACtaattttattgttattttttatttagaaTTAGGTTGTATCTCTAATCAGAAAATGAAGTTTCCATTAATTAACTAAAATAAGTTGTTACCTGCTACCTTAGGCTTCAAATGCTTGACACTTCCCAATGTTTATCAgctaaaatgaaaatttcaacTTAAAATTATACACTCTATAAGGATTATAGACTCATAAATACCCTATTttataattcatttattaatattttttgtGCGTAAAAATTAGCCCCGGTATCAAGTTCATCTTACATCCGCCACTGGCCTCAACCTCGTGGCACTTGTAACTGCCATGCACTTTGCTCGGTCACTGCGGCACAACTGCTCGAGCCCGCGAGGTCCTCGTTGCCCTCTGCGGCGCTGGAGATTGGGATTCTGGCGCTGCTGACAAGAACTTGAAAGCGCTTGCGTTGAGGAATAAAGCCGAGATCGAGCTACTCAACAACAATTTCTCTCATGCCGAGCTAGTCCATATATAAATCTGTCCGACTGTCCCTGAAGGTCCTCATGCTGACCCTGCGGTCCTCTCTCATTTGGAGTAAACACCTAGCTAGAACAAACACATACATAAGGTCGTCCTCTGCATGTAGCCCATATATAGATCACTCGAGGCGCTTTTTCGATATGCCACATGCAAACATTTGGATCATGAACGACAGAGATAATAAAAGTAGATTACAACTTCACTACTAaattaaaatgagcaaaataTAGATAATACATAAAGAACTTTGACGCTGAGACTGATAATCGATCAAACAAGTCCCGAGTACGTCATTGTTGATGATATCGATGGCGGTGGTGCCAAAGAAAAATTCTGCTATGCTCCCAACCTCTAAGCCAACAAACCCTAAAAACGTGCAACCTCTCCAACGTACGTCAACTTCGAATGTTTTTACTTATTAGAATCATCATATATGTATTATTATTCCTTCGCTTTCAATAATTAGTGTTTTGGTGGAAACAGCGCACCTGAAAATGGTACCTAGGTATCGAAAGTGGTATATAACCATAACTGTCACttaatatatatgagtttTCAAAACTCAAGTAGGGGCGGATTCACTCAATAGACTCTATGGACTTGAGCCTAAACGAAAACTCTCATCATATTTTACTTACTGTATGTTTTCTCTTAGATTGTATCTCTGTCAATCTTGTTGGTTAAGTCTCTCAACAGGGAACATGAAGCCCCAAGTTCGATCCTtagcttcttttttttagGCCATTATATTTCTATCTTAATTTCTCCTCTctactttttctcttttgttttatttcctctctttttcatttcttacaTTATTTTTTCCTACTTTGTTAGTATTTCTTACATTCTTTCATatgtttcttcctttttttctccGTTTAAGGAAATTGAGTTTAGTGATGACTAATGTATGTATTCATATTCTtggattttaaatttattattttgaatgatatataattttgATGAGAAAAAAATTCCTACAAatgatattgaaaaaaaaagctcTCAATTAGCCTAGGTAAAATTTATATCCTGGATCCGCCAATGGACTCAAGTATGTCTCtcatcttaaattcaaaatcaaatataacCTAATAGGCTCGATCTGGAAACAAAGTTTAGAATCCGTTTTTTAAGTGTGAAGGCTTATAATTAACTTTAGATTGTCGGCGATCGAGATCATGTTAAATACTCTCGTCCTCATCATTCTCTTCAAAATCTTCTGTCATGGATTCAAGGTTTGCAAGAGGAAAATTGTTACGTTGAAGTTGTTCTGATTGAGAACGTACAACATGGTACTTTGTGCGAGGGAAAGAAACACCAACACCGGGAATACGAATTGAACCATTACATACACGccacaatatatattttaaccaAATTATGGTCTTTGTTTACTTACCTTTCTCTCCGTCAACAGTTATGTCGCTCTGCAATTCCAGACACACCTCTTTAATTGTCTCTTCTCTCTAAGAATATGATCTCCGCCATCGTCATTTCTAACATCTCCATTGAAaatttactataccaatttaGCAaatatatgtacgtataaGATTTATTGTAAATTTACAGTTAGCAGAAGCTGCAGAACAAGTACTTGATTTCACATCGAGTTATATATTCTTAATCTAATCTCAGCTAAAATGTAAaatagaaggaaaaaaaactcaaaatcagtATATATCGATCTGCACGCGCTCTCGCAGTATTACCATGCCAACACTGTGACGTATTGCTGCATGCACTTGATGGAATGATAAAATCCTTGCCTCCATTGCCGCTGCCACCAAAGCCGCCTTATTCACTACTCTTTCCCCTAATTCACTGGTTGGAGTTGTAGGAAAACACTTGTTTATAGGAACCTCCCTAACCATATATGTAACTAATCCATGTACGTGTCTTTCGTCATAGTTAGCATCTGAGTGGTTACAGGTGAGTTTGCAGTACCTAGCTGGCTAGACCGTCATTCCTCGTCTTTCAGTTTATTATTCGACAAGAGTGTTGATGTTCAACGCATATGGTGTCACTTGCTCAATTACTGAATTAGTAAATTATACTTACCAtcaaatatatgtatacagattcaagttgttttattttccCTTTAGGGCGAATCATAGTTACTCAGCACGATCATTACTGAGAATGACGGTGAACGTACGTACCGGTAAACATGATTGCATAGTTTTCCCCTCTCGTAGTTCTCTAGTGACAACATTGCAAGTTTGCAACAGCTCATATACCATATGGCAAAAATATaatgttcatatatatatataatctcagCTCCGGAGGTCCGTATTTGGTCATTCCGGCCACCGGCGACATGCAACGATAGCGCCGACCAACATAGCTGCACTCCCCTCCTCCCGACGCTCCTCTATGTGCCGCCCGGAGCTCTAGCGACGTCCTACTCCTCCTGGAATCTGCAGATTTCTGAAAATTTCCCAGAAAACTTGATTTTTCTAGAAATCTGCATATTCTAGGAGGAGTACGTCGGCGCTGGAACTCCGGCCGACACAGAAAGAAGCGCTGGAAGGAGGGGAGTGAGGCTATGTTGGTCGGCGCCATCATTGCGCGTCCGCCAGTGGCCGGAATAGCTGAATCCGAAGGTCTGGACGTCTGTAACCAagaatgcctatatataagataCGTACCGATCTCACAAAAAATGTTCATTGCTAGAGTACGAAAAGACACGATATTGAGAGGTTGTCATCTTATACAGCTAGTACGTACGCGGGCCTTACAGTTATGGTTGCTGATTAGTTTCATTATTAtacacatgcatgcatgataatTCTTTTTATGgcaaatcacataattttatatttataaacaaatGACTGGATAGCCATTACATATTCCTCTACTGTTATCGTGCAGCAGATAAGAAGTCTTGAGTCGAAACTCAAACTTAATACATAGCATAATTCTATTCTTTAAAGAACTACAATTGAatggtaacaaaaaaaaatattttatgacttaTAGAAACATACCAATAGACTAGATACCTAATCTAAACTGTTCTTGGTCATAGGAAAAACAAGGGCATAATCCAAACCACAAGCAATTGGCCCAACAACCCCATCAGACCCCCGCCCAAAATAGGCCGTAGGCCTAAACAGACCCAATGAAGCCCACATCTTGCACTAGACCCACTCATAATGATGCTTCATTGCCGGCGACGAGAAATCTCAGATCTGCTGATATCTGGTCAGCCCCCCACTTACCAACTACAACACGACCAAGACCAGAGCTCCGACCGCAGACCCAAGAGCCTCTGACCCCCGAGAAGCATCAACCGCTCCAACCCCAAATCTGCTCTCCAGTTCCCAAGATCCGACGTTGATCCACCACGAGGCCACGCCATCGACAGATCTGTCGCCATCAACCCCCGCCAAAACCAATATCTAGAGCCCACTCTCATGCCGTCGATACACACCAAAGTCAGCCTATTATCACGGACCTAGCTATTcgactgccacacttggtccatgcggcgctccatccccatgAAGCtagccttatccaacggggaaatacactggtttcgccctaccttgggctcatcaggggatcggctccagacccctacatgtgtgtagggcggccaactcgcCTCTTTGACATTAAGTCCTCGACTAGCGACAAACTCTCCGAATTTAACCGGGTCGGCATGCCTGAACccctcggaaggagcagccatatatctcccacacattgaatcttggagcaaatccCACATATGCGTGATGTTCCTTTAACCAGCGACGCCCACGATTGACACTCTTAAAATAGGGACGTGACACTATGCCGCCAATACAATCTGGACAACTTGCCGCCGACCAGAAGCCGAGGAGAAGTCACCACTACCGCTTTCTCTACCACTTTTCTCAAGTAGGAGAAAATCCTAGTAGAGAGAAAAAGAGCCGACTTTCATCCTACGatattatatatgtcatatcccgacatgcatgcatgctaaTTTGAACGTCTTGAATCTTTGCATATTATTCATATGCTTTAGGATTTCTTAACATTTCTTATGCTACCATTTTTCCGTCATATTTATCTTGCTTTGTATTCGCTTTTTAGTTGTCACATACTCACATATTAGCTAGAGTTTCTaaacttattttcttttccttttctctaGCAACCGCATAGATAGGTTTCTAGAGAAATCGAAGAATCGTTCACGGGCTTAAACTATAGCACCTATGTATAGTCAACAAATGTTAATGAATCCCTTCCTATTGCTTTAGTGGGCATCTCTAGCAATCAACCAGCTACTTGTTTCCCAAAGCTTTCCTCGATCCCTCACCACATAATAGAGTTCACGGGTGTTATACACATGCACCCATTGCTTTCACAAGAATAACTCAAATCCAGACAACTTCTCATTCCTGCTTAAAATATCCGCTGCATTTGATGAGAACCACAAACACAAGAAGCAgagatttccaactctttctcTCACCCACATAAAAGATTCATTCCTAttcattattttgttttgcaaaTCCAATCTGTGACTGACCTCTCTGGTTCGTAGTGTGGTCACTTGTAGCCACATAATAGAGCTGGTCGATCGTAATTTTTCTTGGCGGGatagagaaaataaatatcTAGAAGGCAAATGGATTATGTGAAATAATGGATTATCTAGGGGTCGTAGGATTTTCGTAAATGGTTTGGTTAGGGTTTCAATATTATTTGTTTCATTTCAGCCACATTTTTGATGGCCCTACTAGCCAATGGGACCAATTAGCTTTTGTTTGCTGACTAACCTGACTTGCTCCCACCGTACTGGGGTCCACGTCGTCTATTACTAGTTTACTACTACAAATGATTCCGACGTGATCATGTTATCGGGTTCAGGgtttctagctagctagggtttcTGTAATGTTTCTTACACAAGCTGATCGATTTCGAAGATCAAATGAATGTGGCAGATATAGTTCGGAAGGTCGATCGACCACCGCTTGTATTGTGAAAACAGGGGCGCCCAATTCCGATCCCGTGAAATTACTGAATGTACCCAACAAAATTCTTAGTGTACCCAAATATCAGATATTTTTCCATTTCAAATATTACCCTTGATTTTGgaaaattataataataaaaaaataagaaacccAGCCAAACCTTCCATATGCTCCAACATCAGCGATCCCAACTTCATCTTCTCCTCTTTGCCCAATTCCTTTGAATTTAATGTTTCATTCATGCACTACTATCATTCATGATTGAATTTGACATAAATTGTTGCTTAATTTTCCAGTCTGGAAGTTCTTCGACttctatttccttttctttgaaattgcttcCAGTTTTATTTCACTACGAAGAACATAGAGGATTGAACCAATTTCTATGAATGAGGATTCATAGTTGGAGAAATCAA
This genomic interval from Argentina anserina chromosome 1, drPotAnse1.1, whole genome shotgun sequence contains the following:
- the LOC126802763 gene encoding uncharacterized protein LOC126802763, with translation MEAVFPPPPATTSNTKSLPKSKPPRQDDDLRTFITMSKIQEIRVCTNRSCRRQGSMQTLESISITALAPPTVAVKSCGCLSRCALLGHCGTTARAREVLVALCGAGDWDSGAADKNLKALALRNKAEIELLNNNFSHAELVHI